The following proteins are co-located in the Halostella salina genome:
- a CDS encoding amidohydrolase, with amino-acid sequence MFFDVRNRLRDLRREFHRRPEPGWREFQTTARIVEEVERIGVDDLAVGREAHATEERMAEPTRAEVEPWLERARQAGVDPDLLDRTAGGHTGAIATLEAGEGPTVALRVDLDAISLTEADEPGHRPADEGFRSEHEGHMHACGHDAHVAIGLGVLATVKDSGFTGTFKVVFQPAEEISGGGKSMARSGHVDDVDYLFALHVGLEHPTGTVVAGVDKPLAMAHLTATFEGASAHAGKSPNEGANAMQAMAAAVQNAYAIPRHEDGMTRVNFGHVEGGTASNVVAEEVTLTGEIRGETTALMEYTRTELERVLYGAAEMYDCDVTVRVVSESPRADSDPALRELVSEVAADVTGVDTVVPSAEFGASEDVAYLMERVRERGGLASYLIVGTDHPTNHHTPTFDVDEASLPIGVELVSDAVVELSRRYRDGDRIR; translated from the coding sequence ATGTTCTTCGACGTGCGAAACCGGTTGCGGGATCTGCGGCGCGAGTTCCACCGGCGGCCCGAACCGGGGTGGCGGGAGTTTCAGACGACTGCTCGTATCGTCGAGGAGGTAGAGCGGATCGGCGTCGACGACCTGGCCGTGGGACGTGAGGCCCACGCCACCGAGGAGCGGATGGCCGAGCCGACGCGGGCGGAGGTCGAGCCCTGGCTGGAACGCGCCCGGCAGGCCGGCGTCGACCCCGACCTGCTGGACAGGACCGCCGGCGGTCACACCGGCGCGATCGCGACGCTTGAGGCGGGCGAGGGGCCGACCGTCGCGCTCCGGGTGGATCTGGACGCCATCTCACTGACGGAGGCTGACGAACCGGGCCATCGGCCGGCCGACGAGGGGTTCCGGTCGGAGCACGAGGGGCACATGCACGCCTGCGGCCACGACGCCCACGTCGCGATCGGTCTCGGCGTGCTGGCGACGGTGAAAGACAGCGGGTTCACGGGGACGTTCAAGGTGGTGTTCCAGCCGGCCGAGGAGATATCCGGCGGCGGCAAGTCGATGGCCCGGAGCGGCCACGTCGACGACGTGGACTACCTGTTCGCGCTCCACGTCGGCCTCGAACACCCGACCGGCACCGTCGTCGCCGGCGTCGACAAGCCGCTGGCGATGGCCCACCTGACGGCGACGTTCGAGGGTGCTAGCGCCCACGCCGGGAAGTCGCCCAACGAGGGGGCAAACGCCATGCAGGCGATGGCGGCGGCGGTCCAGAACGCGTACGCCATCCCGCGCCACGAGGACGGAATGACGCGGGTCAACTTCGGCCACGTCGAGGGCGGCACCGCGAGCAACGTCGTCGCCGAGGAGGTAACGCTGACCGGCGAGATACGCGGCGAGACGACCGCGCTGATGGAGTACACGCGGACCGAACTGGAGCGGGTACTGTACGGTGCGGCAGAGATGTACGACTGCGACGTGACCGTCCGGGTCGTCAGCGAGTCGCCCCGCGCCGACAGCGACCCGGCGCTCCGGGAGCTAGTCTCGGAGGTGGCGGCGGACGTTACAGGCGTCGACACCGTGGTGCCGTCCGCGGAGTTCGGCGCGAGCGAGGACGTGGCGTACCTCATGGAGCGCGTCCGTGAGCGCGGCGGCCTGGCGTCGTATCTCATCGTCGGGACCGACCACCCGACGAACCACCACACGCCGACGTTCGACGTGGACGAGGCGAGCCTCCCCATCGGCGTCGAACTGGTGAGCGACGCCGTCGTCGAACTGTCGCGGCGCTACCGGGACGGCGACCGGATACGATAA